From Cognatishimia activa, one genomic window encodes:
- a CDS encoding GMC family oxidoreductase gives MSQGFDFIIIGGGSAGSVLAGRLSEDPAVNVLLLEAGGSDRHPFYHLPAGFAKMTKGIGSWGWDTVPQKHMQNKVFRYTQAKVIGGGSAINAQIYTRGNAQDYDDWRQMGCDGWGYEDVLPYFRKAEDNETYENRYHGKGGPLGVSEPSAPLPICEAYFDAAAEIGIPRNMDINGEKQDGVCYYQLTQRNVRRSSAAMAYVAPNKHRKNLTVKLGAQVRRIIVEFGRAVGVEMLNGTKLHADREVLLCSGAIGSPRLLQLSGIGPADHLRSLDIDVVQDQSEIGANLQDHLDLYCISELNGPFSYDRYAKPQWAAYAGLQYLFARKGPVASSLFETGGFWYADPDARSPDIQFHLGLGTGIEHGVATMPQGGVTLNSCYLRPRSRGSVRLQSADPAKAPLIDPNYLQDPLDREMSIRGLKLTQEILSQSPLSKYIMAERLPGPDVKSDQDYFDFISEHSKTSHHCAGTCRMGVDDNAVVDTRLRMNGIDGLRVVDNSIMPTVISSNTNAAAIMISEKAADMIKSDHKMQMGEAA, from the coding sequence ATGTCTCAGGGTTTTGATTTCATCATCATCGGCGGCGGTTCTGCGGGGTCGGTTTTGGCAGGGCGCCTGTCAGAAGATCCAGCAGTCAATGTCTTGCTGCTGGAAGCTGGTGGCAGTGACCGGCATCCGTTTTACCATCTGCCAGCCGGTTTTGCGAAGATGACGAAGGGGATCGGGTCCTGGGGATGGGACACGGTGCCTCAGAAACATATGCAAAACAAAGTGTTCCGCTACACGCAGGCCAAAGTGATCGGGGGTGGGTCCGCCATCAACGCCCAGATCTACACACGCGGCAACGCGCAGGACTATGACGACTGGCGTCAAATGGGCTGTGACGGTTGGGGCTATGAGGATGTACTACCGTACTTCCGCAAGGCCGAAGACAACGAGACCTACGAAAATCGCTACCATGGCAAAGGTGGCCCGCTTGGGGTCAGCGAGCCAAGCGCCCCCTTGCCGATTTGTGAAGCCTACTTTGATGCGGCAGCTGAGATTGGCATTCCTCGGAACATGGACATCAATGGCGAAAAACAAGACGGCGTCTGCTACTACCAGCTGACTCAACGCAATGTGCGCCGCTCTTCCGCAGCAATGGCCTATGTGGCGCCAAACAAACACCGCAAAAACCTGACCGTTAAGCTCGGGGCGCAGGTGAGGCGCATCATTGTTGAATTTGGCCGCGCAGTTGGTGTCGAGATGCTGAATGGCACAAAGCTGCATGCAGATCGCGAAGTGCTACTGTGTTCAGGCGCCATTGGCTCTCCGCGACTGTTGCAATTGTCGGGCATTGGGCCAGCGGATCATCTGCGGTCACTGGACATTGATGTAGTACAAGATCAATCCGAGATCGGCGCCAACTTACAGGACCATCTTGATCTTTATTGTATCAGCGAGCTGAACGGCCCCTTTAGCTACGATCGCTACGCGAAACCGCAATGGGCGGCTTATGCCGGGCTGCAATACCTCTTTGCTCGGAAGGGGCCGGTTGCCTCTTCGCTGTTTGAAACCGGCGGCTTTTGGTATGCCGATCCAGACGCACGTTCCCCGGATATTCAATTCCATCTTGGACTGGGCACCGGGATCGAACATGGGGTCGCAACAATGCCGCAGGGCGGAGTCACACTGAATTCCTGCTACCTACGGCCCAGATCGCGTGGCTCGGTGCGGCTACAAAGTGCTGATCCAGCCAAGGCGCCGCTGATCGACCCGAACTATTTGCAAGACCCGTTGGATCGCGAAATGTCGATCCGGGGCCTGAAGTTGACGCAGGAGATCTTGTCCCAATCTCCGCTGAGCAAATACATTATGGCCGAGCGCTTGCCCGGACCGGATGTGAAGTCCGACCAAGACTACTTTGACTTTATTTCGGAACACTCCAAGACCTCGCACCATTGTGCCGGAACGTGCCGCATGGGCGTTGACGATAATGCCGTTGTGGACACGCGTCTGCGCATGAACGGGATTGATGGTCTGCGCGTCGTCGATAATTCGATCATGCCAACAGTGATTTCCTCTAACACCAATGCTGCCGCAATCATGATCAGTGAAAAGGCGGCTGACATGATCAAAAGTGACCACAAAATGCAAATGGGAGAAGCCGCATGA
- a CDS encoding Dabb family protein, whose protein sequence is MIRHIVLIKFKPEITEDRVKELFEELASVQSQLPGMRAISSGLSESPEKMERGFMHGFVADFADWDALEAYQDNADHQTLGAKLTEAAVGGKDGILCFDYEFEA, encoded by the coding sequence ATGATCCGACATATTGTGCTAATAAAATTCAAACCAGAGATCACCGAAGACCGCGTTAAAGAGCTGTTTGAAGAATTGGCATCCGTGCAATCGCAACTGCCGGGCATGCGCGCTATTTCTAGCGGTCTCAGCGAAAGCCCCGAGAAAATGGAACGTGGTTTCATGCATGGGTTTGTAGCGGATTTTGCTGATTGGGATGCTTTGGAGGCTTATCAAGACAATGCCGACCATCAGACCCTGGGGGCCAAGCTGACCGAAGCGGCCGTCGGTGGCAAAGACGGGATTCTTTGTTTCGACTACGAATTTGAAGCGTAA
- a CDS encoding LacI family DNA-binding transcriptional regulator — protein sequence MAKSRPTIIDVAKKAGVSKSTVSLVLQNSSTVREETRKQVRTAMRDLGYVYNRSAANMRKSNAALIGLVINNLRNPFFTEFATSLQMALSEKGYAVVIANTDERADLQDQVVLSMIEHGVSAFILCPAYGDTKDTFDAIERAGLPALQVLRRVDERVETFPFIAPDYRTGSVAATEHMIRAGAKNIAFIGGRAGLSVTDERMSGYLAVLQREGQQPTIITGDSTREFGRKTARDIQQNHPELDAAVCFNDLVALGLNSGMREAGKAVGKDFLIVGFDDIEDAAQAYPAISSVSCGIDAIGKRSAETIVHWIEQGNAPVVKHRTPVELILRDSS from the coding sequence ATGGCAAAGAGCAGACCAACCATCATTGATGTTGCGAAAAAGGCGGGCGTGTCGAAATCAACCGTGTCGCTTGTTTTGCAGAACAGCTCGACCGTGCGGGAGGAAACACGCAAGCAGGTGCGCACAGCGATGCGGGATCTGGGCTACGTTTACAATCGCTCCGCAGCCAATATGCGCAAGTCAAATGCAGCTTTGATCGGCTTGGTGATCAATAACCTGCGCAACCCGTTCTTCACCGAGTTTGCGACATCCCTTCAAATGGCGCTTTCAGAGAAAGGCTATGCGGTGGTCATTGCCAACACTGATGAAAGAGCTGATCTGCAAGATCAGGTTGTCCTGTCGATGATTGAACATGGTGTTTCGGCTTTCATCCTGTGCCCAGCTTATGGCGACACTAAGGACACCTTTGATGCCATCGAGCGGGCAGGATTGCCTGCATTGCAGGTCTTGCGGCGCGTTGACGAAAGGGTTGAGACGTTCCCGTTCATAGCGCCAGATTACAGGACCGGAAGTGTGGCCGCGACGGAACATATGATCCGGGCTGGTGCCAAAAACATCGCCTTTATCGGAGGGCGAGCAGGGCTTTCCGTTACGGACGAACGCATGTCAGGGTATCTGGCAGTCCTTCAGCGGGAAGGACAGCAGCCCACTATCATAACCGGGGACTCAACTCGTGAATTCGGGCGCAAGACGGCCAGGGACATCCAGCAGAACCATCCGGAGCTTGATGCCGCAGTATGCTTCAACGATTTGGTTGCCCTTGGATTGAACAGCGGGATGCGCGAAGCGGGCAAGGCCGTGGGCAAGGATTTCTTGATCGTTGGTTTTGACGATATTGAAGACGCTGCGCAGGCCTATCCGGCCATTTCATCAGTCAGCTGCGGCATTGATGCCATTGGCAAACGGTCCGCAGAGACCATCGTGCACTGGATTGAACAGGGGAATGCACCGGTTGTGAAACATCGGACGCCGGTCGAACTTATTCTCAGGGACTCCAGCTAG
- a CDS encoding bifunctional 4-hydroxy-2-oxoglutarate aldolase/2-dehydro-3-deoxy-phosphogluconate aldolase → MSVFDEIAKIGVVPVIVLDDPGHALPLADALIAGGLPIAEITFRTEAAAKAISEITIHRPEMIVGAGTVLTEDQLDAAADAGARFALSPGIDKDVLARAAKRDLPFAPGIMTPSDLQLALRANCKLVKFFPAMAAGGLKMLQNIAGPYLHTGIGFNPTGGVSLDNMQDWLSFGPVKAVGGSWIATRSDIASQNWSQITANAKEALELAQHA, encoded by the coding sequence ATGAGTGTATTTGACGAGATTGCCAAAATCGGGGTCGTTCCGGTCATCGTGCTGGATGATCCAGGTCACGCGCTGCCACTTGCGGATGCGTTGATCGCTGGCGGGCTGCCGATAGCGGAAATCACTTTCCGCACCGAGGCGGCAGCAAAGGCGATTTCGGAAATCACAATTCATCGCCCAGAGATGATTGTCGGGGCAGGCACCGTGCTGACAGAAGATCAGCTTGATGCAGCAGCGGATGCCGGTGCGCGGTTTGCATTGTCACCGGGCATAGACAAAGACGTGCTGGCACGTGCGGCCAAGCGCGATCTGCCTTTCGCCCCGGGCATCATGACACCCTCTGACTTGCAGCTGGCCCTGCGAGCCAATTGTAAGTTGGTGAAGTTCTTCCCCGCGATGGCCGCCGGAGGGCTGAAGATGCTGCAAAACATCGCTGGGCCATATTTGCACACCGGAATTGGCTTTAACCCAACCGGGGGTGTGTCACTGGACAACATGCAGGACTGGTTGTCTTTTGGGCCGGTCAAAGCCGTCGGAGGCAGCTGGATTGCCACGCGCTCTGATATTGCGTCGCAGAACTGGTCGCAGATCACGGCAAATGCCAAAGAAGCTTTGGAGCTTGCGCAGCACGCATAA
- a CDS encoding sugar kinase: MLEFQSQNAVAIGEAMIEMAPMGAGMFKQRFAGDTFNTVWQMAQLLDGRSSIGFLTKVGQDSLSDAFVSELQNDGLDVAMIGRDPARTMGMYMIELDGVERSFHYWRDSSAARGLAEDQAWLTSQLIGAGLIHLSGITLAVLNDAARETLLAALGDARAAGTRVSFDPNIRPRLWASKTEIQETVARFLGQCDIALPSFDDEQTNWGDQTPEDTLKRFAAAGVSEVVLKNGAESVAALIDGTPYLVSTPEVTSLRDTSGAGDAFNAGYLSARLLGSDPVEAIRRGQLVAGEVIQHFGARIPNPDLAKLTQN, translated from the coding sequence TTGTTAGAATTTCAATCCCAGAATGCCGTCGCCATTGGGGAAGCCATGATCGAGATGGCTCCGATGGGCGCTGGTATGTTTAAGCAGCGTTTTGCAGGAGACACGTTCAACACCGTCTGGCAGATGGCGCAGCTGCTTGATGGGCGGTCGTCCATCGGATTTCTCACCAAGGTGGGGCAGGATTCCCTATCAGATGCGTTTGTTTCGGAACTGCAAAATGACGGTTTGGACGTAGCCATGATCGGCCGCGACCCGGCGCGAACCATGGGCATGTATATGATAGAGCTTGATGGCGTGGAGCGTAGTTTTCACTATTGGCGCGACAGCTCTGCGGCCCGCGGGCTTGCCGAAGATCAGGCCTGGCTGACATCTCAACTGATTGGTGCTGGCCTTATCCACCTGAGTGGCATCACGCTTGCCGTCCTCAACGACGCAGCACGTGAGACACTACTGGCAGCCCTCGGCGATGCCCGTGCAGCAGGGACTCGGGTGTCATTTGATCCGAATATTCGCCCGCGTCTTTGGGCTTCAAAGACTGAAATTCAAGAAACCGTCGCCAGGTTCCTGGGTCAATGTGACATCGCCCTGCCCAGCTTTGACGATGAACAGACCAATTGGGGGGATCAAACCCCAGAGGACACGCTCAAAAGGTTTGCGGCGGCGGGGGTGTCTGAAGTTGTCCTTAAAAATGGCGCAGAATCTGTCGCGGCGTTGATCGATGGCACGCCGTACCTGGTTTCCACCCCCGAGGTCACCAGCTTGCGAGACACATCCGGCGCAGGTGATGCTTTTAACGCGGGGTATCTGAGCGCGCGACTGCTGGGCAGCGACCCAGTTGAGGCCATCCGGCGTGGGCAGCTGGTCGCCGGGGAAGTGATCCAGCATTTCGGAGCGCGAATCCCGAATCCGGACCTGGCGAAGCTCACCCAAAATTAG
- a CDS encoding FAD-binding protein, with translation MPQPIPQHILDALTDVEMPHLQPEPEFPAHIDIDGHRLPLYRCESLVVGSGAAGLRAAVELKRRDVDVAIVSQSAWGGTSACSGSDKQTLHTANTADQGDNFKDMARAIRAGGAMDEDTAYIEAVGSARAMASLQFLGLPLPQDDLGGTLRYKTDHDEIGRATSCGPRTSRLMVQVLAKEAIHQNMAFFNRTTAVKILTSGHGDERKTIGLLAIRAKEQSDANPYGLVLFQFKSCVIAAGGPGELYRDSVFPNGCFGTLGMALESGLELTNITESQFGIGTRREGFPWNLSGTYVQVIPHIYSVDDAGEEHHFLAEYYRTTQELASNVFRKGYQWPFHATRMLDFGSSLVDLAIFRESQKGRRVFMDFNRNPLAVPGDLEFSLERLDEDVRTYLTNAGAEHEMPIDRLRHMNPLAIELYRRYKIDIAEEPLEFAVNNQHMNGGIAVDTWGRSNVSGIYAIGEAAGTHGVTRPGGSALNAGQVFGTRVAEHIAASQTGSPMEGAALERSAADVLDQIKTLLQPDSTLDAKSVREEVQARMSDYAGILCTQDEVKTAFEAACALNARIRDTGLTYDRPSEIARVLQWQQMALASEAVLAALEHFIANGGGSRGARAVCDPAGSALPQARSGPLGDVRFRVENDADKEKQVLVHLDGTQMVMSERPNRVFDEDAKAFFERDWPAWLTGAIYDIVEKES, from the coding sequence GTGCCTCAGCCAATCCCTCAGCATATCCTTGATGCGCTCACCGATGTGGAGATGCCACATCTTCAACCCGAGCCGGAGTTCCCCGCGCACATCGACATAGATGGCCACCGTTTGCCGCTGTATCGCTGTGAAAGCCTCGTGGTCGGAAGCGGCGCTGCCGGGCTGCGCGCCGCCGTTGAACTCAAGCGGCGCGACGTCGATGTTGCCATTGTCAGCCAAAGCGCCTGGGGCGGCACATCTGCCTGCTCTGGTTCTGACAAACAAACGCTGCACACGGCAAACACCGCTGATCAGGGTGACAATTTCAAAGATATGGCGCGGGCCATTCGCGCTGGTGGCGCGATGGATGAAGACACCGCTTATATCGAAGCCGTCGGGTCTGCGCGCGCCATGGCGTCTTTGCAGTTTCTTGGTCTGCCTTTGCCGCAAGACGATTTGGGCGGCACGCTGCGGTACAAAACAGACCATGACGAAATTGGGCGCGCCACCAGCTGTGGCCCTCGAACATCACGCTTGATGGTGCAGGTTTTGGCAAAAGAGGCGATCCATCAGAACATGGCCTTCTTTAACCGCACGACGGCGGTCAAAATTCTGACCTCAGGACATGGGGATGAACGCAAGACCATTGGGTTGCTGGCGATCCGTGCCAAAGAGCAATCCGACGCCAACCCTTATGGTCTTGTGCTCTTCCAATTTAAGTCCTGCGTGATTGCAGCGGGCGGGCCCGGTGAATTGTACCGAGACAGCGTTTTTCCAAATGGTTGTTTTGGCACGCTGGGCATGGCGCTGGAAAGCGGCCTTGAGCTGACAAACATCACCGAAAGCCAATTTGGGATCGGTACCCGCCGCGAAGGTTTCCCATGGAACCTGTCTGGCACCTATGTGCAGGTCATTCCGCATATCTATTCCGTCGATGACGCCGGTGAAGAACACCATTTCCTGGCCGAATACTACCGGACCACACAAGAGCTGGCCTCAAACGTGTTCCGCAAGGGCTACCAATGGCCATTCCATGCGACGCGGATGTTGGATTTTGGATCGAGCCTCGTCGATCTGGCGATATTCCGGGAAAGCCAAAAGGGCCGCCGCGTCTTTATGGATTTCAACCGGAACCCACTTGCGGTGCCTGGCGACTTGGAATTCAGCTTGGAGCGGCTGGATGAGGACGTACGCACCTATCTGACAAATGCCGGTGCAGAGCACGAAATGCCAATCGACCGTTTGCGCCACATGAACCCGCTCGCGATCGAACTCTATCGTCGCTATAAGATTGATATTGCAGAAGAACCGCTGGAATTTGCGGTGAACAATCAGCATATGAACGGCGGCATTGCGGTTGACACCTGGGGCCGCAGCAATGTTTCCGGGATCTACGCCATTGGCGAGGCCGCAGGCACCCACGGCGTCACACGCCCCGGAGGGTCGGCGCTCAATGCTGGGCAAGTGTTTGGCACCCGCGTTGCCGAACATATCGCCGCCAGCCAGACGGGATCACCGATGGAGGGCGCAGCGCTAGAGCGCAGTGCGGCCGATGTTCTCGATCAGATCAAAACCTTGCTGCAACCTGACAGCACTCTGGACGCCAAATCCGTGCGTGAAGAAGTCCAAGCCCGCATGAGCGATTACGCGGGCATTCTCTGCACGCAAGATGAGGTGAAAACCGCCTTTGAGGCAGCCTGCGCATTGAACGCGCGCATTCGCGACACCGGGCTGACCTATGACCGCCCCAGCGAAATTGCGCGCGTTCTGCAGTGGCAGCAAATGGCGTTGGCCTCCGAGGCCGTGCTGGCCGCACTTGAACATTTCATCGCAAATGGTGGCGGTAGCCGTGGCGCTCGTGCCGTGTGTGACCCGGCAGGATCAGCCCTACCCCAAGCGCGCAGTGGACCGCTGGGCGATGTTCGTTTCCGTGTTGAAAATGATGCGGACAAAGAAAAGCAGGTTCTTGTGCATCTTGATGGCACCCAGATGGTGATGTCCGAACGTCCAAACCGGGTGTTTGACGAAGACGCAAAGGCGTTTTTTGAACGCGATTGGCCTGCTTGGTTGACCGGCGCGATCTACGACATCGTCGAAAAAGAAAGTTAA
- a CDS encoding Gfo/Idh/MocA family protein, with product MTQVRVAVLGASGWMGKVHTMAYQTFPHFLGAESGTAKVVALVEANPEAAKELAFRAPEAKILNDWKAAIADPDIDLIDICLPDSLHYEVAKAALLAGKHVYCEKPLADTAAEARELADIAKAKGVITRVGHAFPRNPVHDLAKEIIDAGEIGEIKMFKGCQHIDMYGDPLAPYMWRANGELAPTGIVGDTGSHIFSFMEFLVGRVSSLIADNFIVTDKRPVVDGLAYGEETKLTGQEEWADITNPDGTNLLCSFENGARGIVDFSRIATGRKFMQTYEIYGTKGSLVYTYDEVNRIRFYSNEDANGRRGYREIDVGPENETFRSFLPLPNFALGYNESKIIEVAEVVKSIVSNQPMWPTFETGHHICQMVDACMESSRKKSWVDLT from the coding sequence ATGACGCAAGTCAGGGTCGCAGTTCTTGGCGCTTCGGGTTGGATGGGCAAGGTTCATACGATGGCCTATCAGACCTTTCCGCATTTTCTAGGCGCAGAGTCGGGCACAGCCAAAGTGGTCGCTTTGGTCGAGGCAAATCCCGAAGCCGCCAAAGAGTTGGCATTCCGCGCGCCTGAAGCAAAGATCTTGAACGATTGGAAGGCAGCCATTGCCGACCCAGACATCGACCTGATCGACATCTGTCTGCCAGATAGCCTGCACTACGAAGTTGCGAAAGCCGCGCTGTTGGCTGGCAAACATGTCTATTGTGAAAAACCGCTGGCAGATACCGCCGCCGAAGCGCGCGAGCTGGCTGATATCGCCAAAGCGAAAGGCGTAATTACCCGCGTGGGCCATGCCTTCCCACGCAACCCTGTACATGATCTGGCGAAGGAAATCATCGACGCGGGTGAGATCGGCGAAATCAAGATGTTCAAAGGCTGCCAGCACATCGATATGTATGGTGATCCATTGGCACCTTATATGTGGCGGGCAAACGGCGAGCTAGCCCCAACCGGGATCGTCGGAGACACAGGAAGTCACATCTTCAGCTTTATGGAATTCCTCGTTGGCCGCGTCAGCTCATTGATCGCAGACAACTTTATCGTCACTGACAAACGTCCGGTTGTGGACGGCTTGGCTTATGGCGAGGAAACCAAGCTGACCGGCCAAGAAGAATGGGCCGACATCACCAATCCTGACGGAACTAACCTGTTGTGTTCCTTTGAAAACGGCGCCCGCGGCATTGTGGATTTCAGCCGCATCGCGACCGGTCGAAAATTTATGCAGACTTATGAGATTTATGGCACCAAAGGCAGCCTGGTGTACACCTATGATGAGGTGAACCGGATCCGCTTTTATTCCAACGAAGATGCCAATGGACGCCGTGGCTATCGTGAAATTGACGTCGGTCCGGAAAACGAAACCTTCCGATCCTTCCTGCCATTGCCGAACTTTGCGCTTGGATACAATGAAAGCAAGATCATCGAAGTGGCCGAAGTGGTAAAGTCCATCGTTTCAAACCAGCCCATGTGGCCAACCTTTGAAACGGGTCACCACATTTGCCAAATGGTCGACGCTTGCATGGAATCTTCACGCAAAAAGAGCTGGGTCGATCTGACTTAA
- a CDS encoding VOC family protein, whose protein sequence is MKLSRIHHTALICADYQRSKAFYVDLLGFKVIAENYRQSRDSWKLDLALPDGSQLELFSFPNPPERTSRPEACGLRHIAFAVEDMDAAVAELEAANVEVEPLRVDEFTGARFTFFADPDDLPIELYESHPS, encoded by the coding sequence TTGAAGCTAAGTCGAATTCATCATACCGCATTGATATGCGCAGATTACCAACGGTCCAAAGCCTTCTATGTGGACCTGCTTGGCTTCAAAGTTATTGCGGAAAACTATCGCCAATCGCGCGATAGTTGGAAGCTTGACCTCGCTCTGCCCGACGGTAGTCAATTAGAATTGTTTTCGTTTCCTAACCCGCCTGAACGCACTTCACGCCCTGAAGCTTGCGGACTTCGCCATATTGCATTTGCTGTCGAAGACATGGATGCAGCTGTCGCTGAACTTGAGGCTGCGAATGTCGAGGTCGAACCGCTGCGGGTGGATGAATTCACTGGCGCGCGCTTTACCTTCTTTGCTGACCCAGACGATTTGCCAATCGAGCTCTACGAAAGCCACCCAAGTTAG
- a CDS encoding LysR family transcriptional regulator produces MISRIKLTQLRTYLALHKTGSVTGAAHYLNLSQPAVSRQLALLEEALDIRLFDRKSGGRIVATRLGEQLFDELESTLTTLENLGDLTQAVVNHQINRLKIVATTPVMNSEMFIKSVARLRESHPRTIIALERSRRENIEALVAGHRADIGLSALPLRDPALSYSSFLRTEAVAAVSRDDPLSEKEVLTKSDFPRERLLTTRAGRLFGGLGKPEGPWENQPPPAIEVFLVQTGLRFAAEGLGVAVCDQLTFSADPTENLAILKWRPKLPIEYAWFTAKDRHMSPALESFTNYLALEAGLWQDQFTQQFPQFAQ; encoded by the coding sequence ATGATATCCCGCATTAAGCTCACTCAGTTGCGGACATATCTGGCGCTGCATAAAACGGGCAGTGTGACGGGTGCTGCCCATTATCTGAACCTAAGCCAACCTGCGGTCAGTCGTCAGCTTGCGTTGCTGGAAGAGGCCTTGGATATCCGGCTGTTTGACCGCAAGAGTGGCGGACGCATTGTTGCGACGCGACTTGGCGAGCAGCTTTTTGATGAGTTGGAAAGCACGCTGACAACGCTGGAAAACCTGGGCGACCTGACACAAGCGGTTGTGAACCATCAGATCAATCGTCTGAAAATTGTGGCCACCACACCAGTTATGAATTCAGAAATGTTCATCAAAAGCGTGGCGCGTCTGAGAGAGAGCCACCCTAGAACAATCATCGCTTTAGAACGAAGCCGACGAGAAAACATTGAAGCCCTTGTTGCAGGGCATCGCGCCGATATTGGATTGAGTGCGCTGCCACTTAGAGATCCGGCGCTGTCCTACTCGTCATTTCTGAGAACGGAAGCTGTAGCGGCAGTGTCCCGGGATGACCCGCTCAGTGAGAAGGAAGTTCTAACCAAATCGGATTTCCCAAGAGAGCGACTTTTGACCACACGTGCTGGGCGTCTTTTTGGCGGGCTTGGTAAACCAGAAGGGCCTTGGGAGAACCAGCCACCTCCGGCGATCGAAGTATTTTTGGTGCAGACAGGTCTGCGATTTGCCGCAGAGGGACTTGGCGTCGCTGTCTGCGATCAACTGACCTTCAGTGCTGACCCCACCGAAAACCTAGCCATTCTCAAGTGGCGCCCAAAGCTGCCCATCGAATATGCTTGGTTTACGGCCAAAGACAGGCATATGAGCCCGGCGTTGGAGAGTTTTACCAATTACTTGGCACTCGAAGCAGGTCTTTGGCAGGATCAATTTACACAGCAGTTTCCACAATTTGCCCAGTAA
- a CDS encoding Bug family tripartite tricarboxylate transporter substrate binding protein → MFMKKMMAAAAALVTGFAAFTGSATAEDWPTKPITVIVTYAAGGNADLQTRIEAKYLEPILGQPIKVVNVPGGGHIPGVVKFLKEPADGYTWLRFASPSTVIGPLVRNTPFDPVEDFVPAWMATQGSTVLYVPKDSPIQTFDDFLAAAREKDLVMGVNNIGAPPHLSAVALTQSFDTKFKILAMKTHGAALNAMIGGNVDVVIALTTHGKQFSDDVRAIAILDERKDFFEAHLPGVPTLPEVYPDVQVGNWIKSGLTAKQGIDPAIIDKLVDATRQVFENPDFQEEYAVVNTLVPVYGTEEVMADIKKGIAFYTPILSELGLLKSK, encoded by the coding sequence ATGTTTATGAAAAAGATGATGGCGGCTGCGGCGGCGCTTGTGACAGGCTTTGCGGCGTTTACAGGGTCAGCTACTGCAGAAGACTGGCCAACAAAACCGATCACTGTGATCGTAACCTATGCCGCAGGTGGAAATGCGGATCTGCAAACACGCATCGAAGCCAAATATCTAGAACCTATTCTTGGGCAACCAATCAAAGTGGTGAATGTCCCCGGTGGGGGTCATATTCCTGGCGTTGTTAAATTTTTGAAAGAACCGGCCGACGGTTACACTTGGCTGCGCTTTGCGTCGCCGTCCACCGTCATTGGGCCACTGGTCAGAAATACGCCGTTTGATCCGGTCGAAGACTTTGTCCCAGCTTGGATGGCGACCCAGGGTTCTACGGTTCTGTACGTGCCAAAGGACAGCCCAATCCAAACCTTTGACGATTTTCTGGCAGCGGCCAGAGAAAAAGACCTCGTTATGGGCGTGAACAACATTGGCGCACCGCCGCATCTGTCTGCGGTTGCCCTGACGCAGTCCTTTGATACCAAATTCAAAATTCTTGCGATGAAAACACATGGCGCTGCATTGAATGCCATGATTGGCGGCAACGTTGATGTGGTCATCGCTCTGACAACACATGGCAAACAGTTCTCTGATGACGTGCGTGCCATTGCAATCTTGGACGAGCGTAAAGACTTCTTTGAGGCGCACCTGCCAGGTGTTCCAACACTTCCAGAAGTGTATCCCGACGTGCAGGTCGGCAATTGGATCAAATCCGGTCTGACCGCCAAGCAGGGCATTGATCCGGCGATTATCGACAAACTGGTAGATGCGACTCGTCAGGTGTTTGAGAACCCGGATTTTCAAGAGGAATATGCGGTCGTGAACACTTTGGTGCCGGTCTATGGAACCGAAGAAGTCATGGCTGACATCAAGAAAGGCATCGCGTTTTATACACCGATCCTTTCTGAACTCGGATTGCTGAAATCAAAGTAA